Proteins encoded within one genomic window of Acinetobacter sp. WCHA55:
- a CDS encoding fimbria/pilus outer membrane usher protein gives MRTNTKALLLINFFISLNVMAVEVKYEERIANLWINGLDHAIDVDLIQKDDQYYIECNILKERNIDVIGFVKLTNKDNYCLVSGGEVNSEFDEASQSIKIDIPTKYFAQNTGGINNSLTPEKASFGGFINYDFLYTTNSDHDDGFNSLVDLGIFKDYWILKNSLIHRNSSEEDGVVRLSSSLDIDFPEKMTRLTLGDTTTASNPLINSLRFAGLSWGTNYTERPDFIYWNLPVLQGSARIPSTVDLYINGTKIYSERVSPGDYALQTGAQIQQAGNAQIVVEDVLGNRSVQNFPIMVTNRLLRSGLSEYNVALGKLRYNYSTDSGDYRDFFANTYYRRGLSNSTTLGTNLSYSQDIQNVGFTWTQGVSNYLVLDSVILASHDDAHDINYSYGLSASKDFGRVSLGLSTKYNDRNFIFLGDDLESTFTYPKFENLAYVGISNLPYIGNFNINYAEQRHYKNTQNNSADQKLITVGFNRSFRSGFTFGLSYFNNFGDNKDSGGILSLSYNFDDKSVYFSASADKSANLQFVKNDSSQVGVDYNFGADYRDSETVLNANATVKTNIGDLNLYHVQGEHSSDSQINYKGAMVFLDGKFSLTKRVDNAFALVKVGDYKDIDVLRSLTYANKTNSKGYAFVHEIIPYVKYDISFDVDQLPIEDKIPYSSKQITTLNQRGYTIDFPIYHAKQVTIRPLEGQSNQAFLAGSELYINNEEGELYPVGSDGTITLYGLVPKTYKLQIKTADAKTCNAELVVTDAQTSEDIRTIIFECQ, from the coding sequence ATGAGAACGAATACTAAAGCACTCTTGCTGATTAATTTTTTTATTTCATTAAATGTAATGGCAGTTGAAGTTAAATATGAAGAAAGAATTGCAAATTTATGGATTAATGGTCTTGATCATGCAATTGATGTGGACCTCATACAAAAGGATGATCAGTATTATATTGAGTGTAATATTTTAAAAGAAAGAAATATTGATGTTATTGGATTTGTAAAACTAACGAATAAAGATAACTACTGTTTGGTTTCTGGTGGTGAGGTAAATTCAGAATTTGATGAAGCTTCGCAGTCTATAAAAATAGATATTCCGACAAAATATTTTGCACAAAATACAGGTGGAATTAATAACAGCCTAACACCAGAGAAAGCAAGTTTTGGTGGTTTTATTAATTATGACTTCTTATATACCACAAATAGTGATCATGATGATGGATTTAATAGCTTAGTTGATTTAGGGATTTTTAAAGACTATTGGATATTAAAAAACTCTTTGATTCATAGAAACTCTTCAGAGGAGGATGGTGTTGTACGATTGAGTAGTAGTTTAGATATTGATTTTCCAGAAAAAATGACACGCCTTACCTTGGGGGATACAACAACAGCATCTAATCCATTAATCAACTCACTTCGTTTTGCAGGACTAAGCTGGGGAACGAACTATACAGAACGACCAGACTTCATCTATTGGAATTTGCCTGTATTACAGGGCAGTGCGCGAATACCATCAACAGTTGATTTATATATTAACGGAACAAAAATCTATAGTGAGAGAGTTAGTCCGGGTGACTATGCATTGCAAACAGGTGCCCAGATTCAGCAAGCAGGCAATGCCCAAATTGTGGTAGAGGATGTGTTAGGAAATCGAAGTGTACAGAACTTTCCTATTATGGTGACTAATCGTTTACTTCGTTCTGGTTTAAGTGAGTATAATGTTGCTTTGGGTAAGTTAAGATATAATTATTCTACAGATAGTGGGGATTATCGCGATTTCTTTGCAAATACTTATTATCGAAGAGGTCTTTCAAACTCAACCACGCTTGGTACAAATCTATCTTATAGTCAAGATATTCAAAATGTAGGATTTACTTGGACACAAGGGGTGTCTAATTATCTAGTGTTAGATAGTGTGATTTTAGCTTCACATGATGATGCTCATGATATTAATTATTCATATGGACTTTCAGCCAGTAAAGATTTTGGTAGAGTATCTTTAGGGTTAAGTACAAAATATAATGACCGAAATTTTATTTTTCTTGGCGATGATCTCGAATCTACTTTTACTTACCCAAAGTTTGAAAATTTGGCATATGTTGGTATTAGTAATTTGCCTTATATTGGTAATTTTAATATTAACTATGCGGAGCAGCGCCACTATAAAAATACCCAGAATAATTCAGCAGATCAAAAGTTAATTACTGTTGGATTTAATAGGAGTTTTAGGAGTGGGTTTACATTTGGTTTAAGCTATTTTAATAATTTTGGGGATAATAAGGATTCAGGTGGGATTTTGTCCCTTAGTTATAACTTTGATGATAAGTCGGTCTACTTTAGTGCTTCTGCAGATAAAAGTGCGAATTTGCAATTTGTTAAAAATGATTCGAGTCAGGTAGGCGTAGATTACAATTTTGGTGCAGATTATCGTGATAGTGAAACTGTATTAAATGCCAATGCTACTGTGAAAACCAATATCGGTGACCTTAATCTATATCATGTTCAAGGTGAGCACTCGAGTGACTCTCAAATTAATTATAAAGGTGCAATGGTCTTTTTGGATGGGAAGTTTAGCTTAACTAAACGCGTAGATAATGCTTTTGCTTTGGTGAAAGTAGGAGATTATAAAGATATAGATGTTTTGCGTTCTTTAACTTATGCAAATAAAACGAATAGTAAAGGTTATGCATTTGTGCATGAGATTATTCCTTATGTGAAATATGATATTTCATTTGATGTGGATCAGTTGCCTATTGAAGACAAGATCCCATACTCATCTAAACAAATTACTACATTAAATCAGCGGGGATATACCATTGATTTTCCAATTTATCATGCAAAACAAGTGACGATTCGTCCACTTGAAGGTCAATCAAATCAAGCATTTTTAGCGGGTTCAGAGTTATATATTAATAATGAGGAGGGAGAGCTTTATCCAGTTGGTTCGGATGGAACAATTACTTTGTATGGTCTAGTGCCAAAAACGTATAAGTTACAAATCAAGACAGCAGATGCTAAAACATGTAATGCTGAGTTGGTTGTGACAGATGCACAAACAAGTGAAGATATTCGCACAATCATCTTCGAGTGCCAATGA
- a CDS encoding molecular chaperone: protein MNKIMVICSFFMFCTSQIHAGVSIDPVQLYISGKDQKRTTTVTLESKDEAEKKVFEVNAVKWTQNDKGEDIYEVDSSLLINPKNFILQPNAKQVIRVGFNRPIDSVLSQGQEGTWRIVINEMHQATKGSVVNFLVSFNMPLFVGQQENIKLNFSTDSDRLIVKNDANSHIRISNLKVLDTNKKVIYKSEQMKYLLAKKSTSYALKDVQLKKSTNYIIQFNSDKNDDVVELKFSN, encoded by the coding sequence ATGAATAAAATCATGGTTATTTGCAGTTTTTTTATGTTTTGTACTTCACAAATACATGCGGGCGTTTCGATAGATCCTGTTCAACTCTACATTTCTGGAAAAGATCAAAAAAGAACGACTACGGTTACGTTGGAATCAAAAGATGAAGCAGAAAAAAAAGTTTTTGAAGTGAATGCAGTGAAGTGGACTCAAAATGATAAGGGGGAAGATATTTATGAGGTGGATAGCTCTTTATTAATTAATCCAAAAAATTTTATTTTGCAACCAAATGCAAAGCAAGTGATAAGAGTAGGCTTTAATCGACCAATTGACTCAGTTTTATCGCAAGGACAGGAAGGTACATGGCGAATTGTAATTAATGAAATGCATCAAGCGACTAAAGGTTCAGTGGTTAACTTCTTAGTTAGTTTTAATATGCCATTATTTGTAGGGCAGCAAGAAAATATAAAGTTAAATTTTAGTACCGATTCCGATCGTTTAATTGTTAAAAATGATGCAAATTCACATATTAGAATAAGCAACTTGAAAGTCTTAGATACGAATAAAAAAGTCATTTATAAGAGTGAGCAAATGAAGTATTTGTTAGCTAAAAAGAGTACATCTTATGCTTTAAAGGATGTTCAACTGAAAAAATCCACAAATTATATAATTCAATTTAATTCAGATAAAAATGATGATGTAGTGGAGTTGAAATTCTCAAATTAG